The following coding sequences are from one Triticum aestivum cultivar Chinese Spring chromosome 5A, IWGSC CS RefSeq v2.1, whole genome shotgun sequence window:
- the LOC123103669 gene encoding probable plastidic glucose transporter 1 yields MMPPAPLAAMLILPSAPSLRPRLGLGPSSSRARGAALHALPRRLELWHPRLAAVESGPPSSQSSAPPPQPSSELLGGIPGLDAGFGGGGGGGGGDRGGDADLGWVRAFPHVLTASMANFLFGYHIGVMNGPIEDIARELGFQGNPFLQGLVVSIFIVGAFFGSLGSSALVDYLGCRRTLQIDSIPLILGAFISAQAHSLDEMLLGRFLVGIGIGVNTVLVPIYISEVAPTKYRGTLGTLCQIGTCLGIIAALSLGIPSESDPHWWRTMLYAACVPGFFIVVGMQFAVESPRWLAKLGRLDDARKVVDNIWGVSEAEKAMEEMKSVVANDDSQASWSELLAEPHNRVALIGGSLFFLQQFAGINGVLYFSSLTFRDVGITSGILASLYVGVTNFGGALVASNLMDKQGRKNLLIGSYLGMAFAMFLIVFSISFPLDEGVGHTLSVTGTLLYIFSFALGAGPVTGIIIPELSSARTRSKVMGFSFTVHWICNFVVGLYFLELVKLFGVGAVYAGFGGVSLLSALFAYNFIVETKGRSLEEIELSLSPAAPGEQK; encoded by the exons ATGATGCCGCCGGCGCCACTTGCCGCGATGCTTATCCTTCCCTCGGCGCCCTCGCTGCGACCGCGGCTCGGCCTCgggccgtcctctagccgcgcgcGCGGAGCCGCCCTCCATGCCCTGCCGCGCCGCCTCGAGCTCTGGCACCCACGCCTCGCCGCCGTAGAGAGCGGGCCTCCTTCCAGCCAATCTTCTGCCCCGCCGCCTCAGCCTAGCTCGGAATTGCTGGGCGGCATCCCAG GATTGGATGCGGGGTtcggaggcggtggtggtggtggtggtggagatagAGGTGGTGACGCTGATCTCGGGTGGGTGCGGGCGTTCCCGCACGTGCTCACGGCGTCCATGGCCAATTTCCTCTTTGGCTACCACATTGG GGTCATGAATGGTCCGATAGAGGATATTGCACGAGAGCTTGGTTTTCAAGGAAATCCGTTTCTCCAAGGTCTTGTGGTCAGCATATTCATTGTCGGTGCATTCTTTGGGAGCTTAGGCTCGTCTGCGCTAGTTGATTATTTAGGTTGTAGAAGGACTCTTCAGATTGATAGTATTCCATTAATTCTTGGGGCTTTCATCAG CGCACAGGCACATTCGTTGGATGAGATGCTCCTGGGAAGGTTCCTTGTTGGCATTGGAATTGGCGTGAATACCGTGCTTGTTCCAATATACATCTCTGAG GTTGCTCCAACAAAATACAGAGGCACTTTGGGTACTCTATGCCAGATTGGAACATGTTTAGGAATAATTGCTGCACTTTCCTTGGGGATACCTTCTGAAAGTGATCCACATTG GTGGCGAACAATGCTTTATGCAGCATGTGTGCCTGGTTTTTTCATTGTTGTTGGAATGCAATTCGCCGTTGAGAGTCCACGCTGGCTTGCCAAG CTTGGGAGATTAGATGATGCCAGAAAAGTGGTAGATAATATTTGGGGAGTTTCTGAAGCGGAGAAGGCCATGGAAGAAATGAAATCTGTTGTTGCAAACGACGATTCACAGGCTAGCTGGTCAGAACTTCTGGCGGAACCCCACAATAGAG TTGCATTGATTGGAGGGTCGCTTTTCTTTCTGCAACAGTTCGCTGGAATAAATGGTGTTCTCTATTTTTCATCATTAACATTCCGTGATGTTGGTATTACCAGTGGTATTTTGGCAAGCTTATATGTTGGAGTAACCAACTTTGGAG GGGCACTTGTTGCTTCAAATTTGATGGACAAGCAAGGACGGAAGAATCTTTTGATAGGGAGCTATCTTGGAATG GCATTTGCTATGTTCCTCATAGTGTTTTCCATCAGCTTTCCCCTTGATGAAGGCGTTGGACATACCCTCTCAGTTACCGGAACTCTTTT GTACATTTTTTCTTTTGCTCTTGGTGCTGGGCCAGTCACTGGAATTATCATACCTGAGCTGAGCAGTGCCCGGACACGCTCAAAAGTTATGGGGTTCAGCTTCACTGTACATTGG ATATGTAATTTTGTGGTGGGACTATATTTCCTGGAGCTCGTAAAGTTGTTTGGCGTCGGAGCGGTGTATGCAGGTTTCGGCGGAGTCTCCTTGCTGTCCGCACTTTTCGCTTATAATTTCATAGTTGAGACAAAAGGACGTTCTCTTGAGGAAATTGAGTTGTCTCTGAGCCCTGCTGCCCCTGGAGAACAAAAGTAG